In Lolium rigidum isolate FL_2022 chromosome 3, APGP_CSIRO_Lrig_0.1, whole genome shotgun sequence, the genomic window TCGCCATGAGCTGAGTGGAATttacagaagaagaaaaaactcAGTTACCTGCCTGATAAGCAGCTAGGCAGATGTTGATAGCGACAACATGATGCCGCGCCAGCTCAAAGCAGATGACCATTTCTTCACAGATGTAAATAGCCTACCAGATACATCTCTTGCTACAGGAGATGACCAAATACAATAGCAAACGTAATTTGCATCCTGGCAAACAGAACTCTTGGTATATGAGCATGATTCAGAGTTCAAAAAAAAGCAAACCATGTCAAAGTTAATCAATGCCAAAAAGGGCACTTCTGACATTAAATACCATATTACAAAATACTGAATTTTAATTTGAATGTAGGACGTTCCATTAATTTGGGAAAAATGACAGGTACAAATTTATGTTTGTTCAGATAGATCTGGCAAGTGAATCTGCATACAAGTCAAGAAAAAGAGAACAAAAAACCTTCCTGTGCTACATTAAATTACGACTATTACATGATTATAGCACAGCAGAGCAACTCATTATTGAGCGCACAAGAAATAACCCTCCAGCCACACCAGTGTTTGGTCgaagttatgccaagtgttaCGCACATTGCAGATGGCTACATATAGTTCCACTGCAGCCTTTATGCAAGGTAATACTCCATATGGTAACAAGGGTATCTTGGCCATCTACTTTTGTGTTCCGGCGTGTCCTAAACTTTAAGTTGCAAAGGCAGTTAAAATGAGGCATGCAAAGGTCGCCAGGTACATTGCTTAATTCTATCTCAAGTACCCAGGAACAAATTGAACTGCGATAGCAACATGATAAATATATTTACACTGGATAAATACCGAGAAATGTCACCGCCTCCTTTTTTTGCCTTTTCCCAGCTGCCCAGATTTAAAAGCACTTTCCTGTTCTTGAAGAAAAGCCATTGCTTTTCCATACTTTTCAGTCCTCTCTTGCTCATGTTTTATCCTATCCTTCTCCTTCACAACAGTCAAGTAATGATTATCTTTACGAAGCTCACGTACTGCCCCCTTCCTCTCACTCTTCAGGTGtttcttcagcttcttcagttGTGCTCTTTCTCGGTCAGGATCATAATCAAGACCCTTTATGTAACTGCAGAAAGAGAAGCAGGGATACATGAAACCCATAATTAAACCTCTCAAGAACAGAACAGAGGCCATCAGAAGACAAGAAACTGACAACACATAATTACAATAAATACATACTTCTCCTCAAATTTGGGATTCAGCTGCTTGATTGGTTCAGGCTTCTGCTTTCGCATTTGGAGTGGCTCTCTTGAAGCATAATGTTCAGCACTTCTCTTCTTAATGAAGCCAATAACTTCATGAAGAAGTTCTCCTAACAGGCCAGGTAAGTCAGATTTTTCCAAAATTTGTTGCAACAGAGAAGAGATGGGCATGAAAATTTCTGGAAAAGAGCGGAGCTCTTCATGTATAATTACAAAGCCCCTCAGACATTCAACCAAAGATAGAAGTACACCAGTCCTGTCAAAATGTACAGATATAAGATAAATATGACATGTAAAAGAACATCTTCCTGTATTCAATCATGAAGCCACTAAAACCCGATGCTCACTTGAAATTATCATATGAGAAAAATGGGGAATCAGGATCCATGCTCATGACTTCAATGATATTCATACGATTCACCTCCTGCACTTGCTCACTAATATGAAGCCATGGTTTCAATGTCTTGAGCTCCATAAACTGATCATTAATCTATACCAAAGGAGATTCAAGTTATGATGAAGCAGAAAACTGAAATTATGCTCAATAGCTGAATCAAACTTTAGCTTACTTGATTGCCAACTTCTCCTTCAAGTGATGTTACCAGAAGGCTTTGCAGAAAACTAATAGCTTCAGGGCAAAACTTTTTAGATTCTTTAGTAGCCTGCAGATTGAAATTTGTAGACTTGTGAGCATTTTCTGCCGTAAAAGTGGAGGGAAGACACTCCATGTGTAGAGTGAAGGAAAATAAGAAATTCAGCTAATAGACTTTAACCATTCATTTATTCAAGGTAATTAGGTCTCTGGAGCCATACAATATCTACTCATCAGGAAGAGAGAAAAAAGTAATAACACAAGGTACTACAAGGCTAAGCGCGTACCGCAAGCACCATGGAGCACAAGAAAGAACCGACAGCTACATCTCGGCCAGATTGTATAGGGCATCGCATCAGATATTCGCACATAAGTAGAAGCATTGGAGTTGCTACAACATGCCGGAAGTCAGAGCAGGGGAACATAAGAGACCATAACCTCAGGAGAAGCAATGTCTTCAAACTAGGCCAGCTGCTTTTTCCTGTAAGTTTATAAGACCACATAATAAAATAGCAGATTAACAACAACCAAACCAATTGACCGTCAAGAAATGGCTCACAAACCTGGAACCTTGATGTCCTCGCATAGACGAGTACGTGTATGGACAAGTCGTTCCCTCGCACAGATGGCAGCAAAATATGGAGTCTCTCCAGTCATCTCAATTAAGGGTTTAACAAGGGTCTCAATTACTTTGAACTTCACTGGACTTTTAGTAGCTAAAACTGCAAAGTACTGCAGGAGAACACCATAGAAAACCTGCAAAATATTCGAGGATACATTTGATGGATGCAATTGAAATATATCGGATAACTGTAAGGGATAACCAAATCAATTGTCAGTATCAACATACTTGCATTTTCTTTCTGTTTTCAGCTGTAAGCCTTATTGAATTGCAAGCACGTATCCGACTTATAAGCTCAACGATTTCAGTTTCTGAACGACCATCTACCAAGGAGCATAGATCTTGTAAGTTATTTGGTGCTTCTATCACGAAGGGAAGATCGTCATCCTTGGTATGTGGTTGCTTTGCATTAGATACCCTCTTCAAATTGTGTGCATTTGTTTTCAGTAATTTGTCCTCCATAACTTGTTCTCTCTCTTTGGCATTGTCATTTCCATCTTCTTCTACTGCAATCTCATCGTCGTCACTTTGCTCCCAGTCTCTTGCCGGCATATTAACAAAGTCGTTATCACTTGAATCCTCTTCATCAccagcatcttcttcttcatccccatcttcatcctcatcctcaCCACCTTCACTACTTCCTTCATCACCAGATGCTACATCTTCACCTATCTTTCTACCTTCCTTCTCATAAATTTCATCAACCCATCCATTTTTCTTTTTTGCTGATTTGTCAAAAGAGAAGGAATCACCAAGATCATCACCAGATATAGATTTTGAGTTATCCACCTTCAAATGGTGATCACCCTCGTCATgatcgtcatcatcttcatcagagGACTCAGCAGTTCCTGTCATTCGTTTGTGACGTTCCTTCTACAATGTCATTAAGCATTACCAAGCAAATTAATATCAGTGCTTCCATTAGCAAAAACACCAGTGATGTGGTATAATTATAAGCCAAACCTAAAAATTCACAAAACAAACTGTGGAACCACAGAACAAGTAAAAGTATTAAATAAGCAAACACTAGTTGCATCCTGTGCACAGCTATATCGAACAAACCTCCAACTTCTCTAGACGTTCTTTTTCTTCCTGAGCTAGTTCTTCAGGGGTTTTTGTCCTGTCCGACGGGCGAGCACGTTGATCCATCACCATTTCTTTCACCAGTTTGTCATATGCGTCTGGCTTTTCCTGCAATGCAACAAAACAAGATGCAACTTTAGTACCAGGAACTGAGAGATACAAAACATTTACGTGTGGAATCGTTCATGCACAACAATCAAAGTTTGTGAAATAAGTGGAGACGTTATCGTAAGCACTTCATCCCTGAGTACTGGGTACCAAATGAGAGGACTTCGTCCGATCTTAAGAATAGAAGCATAAACTAGTCCGCAAGATTTGAAGAAAATCAACTAATGGCCCACTATGTCCAGTCTACCATTTTCCTCTTTCAGGCTTACATGGGTGGCAGTGTTCAGTGAGTGTAAGGTTTCGTTCATGCGACTGGCTCAATTGTCAACTGAAACCATATAACGTAATGAATAATCTTGTGCACGTTGATGATCTAAATATGAGAAGTTGAGAACAAGCATTAAAAGCATACCTTGTTAGAAAACTCCTTTCCAGTCAGACCAGATGAACCTTGATGGATTGTTGTACTCGAACTATCTTTATGTGCATTCGCTCGAGCTGACTCGGTCAGAGATAGAAGTGCTGGCGTCTGGGCCAACAATGCGAAGTCACTATCTAacttgtcaacaagatgctcatcctcttccttttccttggcTTTTTGGGCCTGCAACAAGACAAAAATCTGTTAATTCATCTATTTCATGCCACAACTATGTGAATAGAAGGAGAATGCAAAATAACAAGCATGGTGTGCAAATCATGTATCCAAAACAAACAGACCTGCAA contains:
- the LOC124702785 gene encoding nucleolar protein 14; the protein is MAKTKPMAAAAAAAAKKQSKKGKGSIKGKNGPAAVAMKARGAAAAERSNPFEAIWSRRKFDVLGKKRKGEERRTSRSRSEAIHKRENTLLKEFEQSAKSSVFHDRRIGERDETLPEFDKAILRQQREHMAKLKRVSKYNLSDGEEDEDDMHHSRMVSGNDDFDEEVPLGDDSDEEGKSTLSKKRLSLHNGDLPSEIDRPEETHGHKSKKEVMSEIILKSKFYKAQKAKEKEEDEHLVDKLDSDFALLAQTPALLSLTESARANAHKDSSSTTIHQGSSGLTGKEFSNKEKPDAYDKLVKEMVMDQRARPSDRTKTPEELAQEEKERLEKLEKERHKRMTGTAESSDEDDDDHDEGDHHLKVDNSKSISGDDLGDSFSFDKSAKKKNGWVDEIYEKEGRKIGEDVASGDEGSSEGGEDEDEDGDEEEDAGDEEDSSDNDFVNMPARDWEQSDDDEIAVEEDGNDNAKEREQVMEDKLLKTNAHNLKRVSNAKQPHTKDDDLPFVIEAPNNLQDLCSLVDGRSETEIVELISRIRACNSIRLTAENRKKMQVFYGVLLQYFAVLATKSPVKFKVIETLVKPLIEMTGETPYFAAICARERLVHTRTRLCEDIKVPGKSSWPSLKTLLLLRLWSLMFPCSDFRHVVATPMLLLMCEYLMRCPIQSGRDVAVGSFLCSMVLAATKESKKFCPEAISFLQSLLVTSLEGEVGNQINDQFMELKTLKPWLHISEQVQEVNRMNIIEVMSMDPDSPFFSYDNFKTGVLLSLVECLRGFVIIHEELRSFPEIFMPISSLLQQILEKSDLPGLLGELLHEVIGFIKKRSAEHYASREPLQMRKQKPEPIKQLNPKFEENYIKGLDYDPDRERAQLKKLKKHLKSERKGAVRELRKDNHYLTVVKEKDRIKHEQERTEKYGKAMAFLQEQESAFKSGQLGKGKKRRR